The Impatiens glandulifera chromosome 3, dImpGla2.1, whole genome shotgun sequence genome contains a region encoding:
- the LOC124931948 gene encoding katanin p80 WD40 repeat-containing subunit B1 homolog KTN80.4-like isoform X2 — protein MEERMTKRVYKLQEFPAHSGNVNCLTIGKKNCRLFLTGGDDHKVNLWSTGKPTALMSLSGHTSPVESVAFNSSEVLVLAGASAGSIKLWDLEETKMVRTLTGHKSNCSTVEFHPFGDFFASGALDANLKIWDIRKKECIHTYTGHSRGISTIKFSPDGRWVVSGGFDNIVKIWDLTAGKLIQDFKYHEGHISSIDFHPLEFLLATGSADKTVKFWDLESFELIGSTRPEVSSVCNIAFHPDGRTLFCGLEESLKIYSWEPVICHDALDIGWSKLSDLSIHDGKLLGCSFFQNSVGVWASDISLIEPYTVGVMSEENNCSEQKHDVQQSSKENAGNERRVGSTLRSTSPDYESKEIKTIYVDCEKPISSKRIGRINSTKSSVSSDSKESSNISKPRQGPTAGAQKTFVQTNTKSFIVPTIVPRDSPNGRVKTTPRKEFISNTRNGPTGPAKSLYERSFSTTIFDTETPSVVVESEAMEKVSHYKRAVNSTFSGRSLTNDEAKETIGEKHLDVKNVLDKLQNTSLHPTPSHHETVAVIRGRTRNLVERFERSDTLKSDKIPVSVVSPKTTQSTFMLGKQPQITKNEPKFASVDNSTEELMQNHDMFLSKQPQITKNEPKFASVDNSTEELMQNHDMFLSKQPQITKNEPKFASVDNSTEELMQNHDMFLSTLRGRLTKLQVLRHFWERNDIKGTIDAMRKLPDHSVLADVLSVLVEKMNILTLDTFQSLLPLLLGLLDSKTERHVIISLEMLLKLVAVFGPVVRTAISTRPAVGVNLHAEERIECCKQCNVQLQKIQKVLPDFIRRGGLLGKGAMELSLVMQQS, from the exons ATGGAAGAAAGAATGACGAAGCGCGTATATAAATTGC AGGAGTTTCCAGCTCATTCTGGGAATGTAAATTGTTTGACTATTGGGAAGAAGAATTGTCGGCTCTTTCTTACAGGGGGGGATGATCACAAAGTGAATCTTTGGTCAACAGGAAAGCCCACAGCTTTAATG AGCCTGAGTGGTCATACAAGCCCAGTTGAATCTGTTGCATTTAACTCGTCTGAGGTGTTAGTGCTTGCTGGAGCATCCGCAGGCTCAATTAAACTCTGGGATTTGGAAGAAACAAAAA TGGTTCGCACTCTAACTGGACACAAATCCAATTGCTCAACTGTTGAATTCCATCCTTTTGGTGATTTTTTTGCATCCGGTGCTCTGGATGCTAATCTGAAGATATGGGATATTAGAAAGAAAGAATGCATTCACACATATACAGGCCATAGTCGGGGAATTAGCACAATTAAGTTTAGTCCTGATGGTCGTTGGGTAGTTTCTGGAGGTTTTGACAACATCGTGAAG ATATGGGACCTTACTGCGGGAAAACTTATCCAAGACTTCAAGTACCATGAAGGACATATAAGCTCCATAGATTTTCATCCACTGGAGTTCTTGTTGGCAACAG GTTCAGCAGACAAAACAGTAAAATTTTGGGATTTGGAAAGTTTTGAACTTATTGGTTCTACAAGACCAGAG GTTAGCAGTGTGTGCAACATAGCCTTTCACCCAGATGGCCGAACTCTCTTCTGTGGGTTAGAGGAGAGCCTAAAG ATTTATTCATGGGAACCTGTAATATGTCACGATGCATTGGATATTGGGTGGTCAAAGCTTAGTGATCTCAGCATCCATGATGGAAAGCTCTTGGGTTGCTCGTTCTTTCAGAATTCAGTTGGTGTGTGGGCATCAGATATTTCG TTAATTGAACCATACACAGTTGGTGTTATGAGTGAGGAGAATAATTGCAGTGAACAAAAGCATGATGTCCAACAAAGTTCAAAAGAAAATGCTGGAAATGAGAGGAGAGTAGGCTCAACACTGCGAAGCACCTCCCCGGATTATGagtcaaaagaaataaaaaccaTCTATGTAGACT GTGAAAAGCCAATCTCTTCGAAAAGAATTGGTCGGATAAACTCTACTAAGAGTTCAGTTTCATCTGATTCAAAGGAAAGCAGTAATATTTCAAAACCTAGGCAAGGTCCTACAGCTGGTGCACAGAAAACATTTGTGCAAACAAATACCAAATCTTTTATTGTACCAACCATTGTGCCTAGGGACAGTCCTaatggaagagtcaaaaccacACCAAGAAAAGAATTTATCTCAAATACTAGGAATGGACCTACTGGACCAGCTAAATCTCTCTATGAGCGCTCATTTTCAACTACAATATTTGACACAGAGACACCGTCAGTGGTTGTTGAATCTGAAGCTATGGAGAAAGTAAGTCATTATAAAAGGGCAGTGAATTCAACTTTCAGTGGAAGATCTCTGACAAATGATGAAGCTAAAGAAACCATTGGAGAAAAGCATTTGGATGTCAAGAATGTGTTAGACAAGTTACAAAATACATCATTACATCCAACGCCATCTCATCATGAAACTG TGGCTGTTATACGAGGGCGTACACGCAATCTGGTTGAAAGGTTTGAAAGAAGTGACACATTAAAGTCTGATAAAATCCCCGTGTCTGTTGTATCTCCTAAGACAACTCAATCAACCTTCATGCTG GGTAAGCAGCCACAAATTACCAAGAATGAACCTAAATTTGCCAGTGTGGATAATAGTACCGAAGAATTGATGCAGAATCATGATATGTTCTTAAGCAAGCAGCCACAAATTACCAAGAATGAACCTAAATTTGCCAGTGTGGATAATAGTACCGAAGAATTGATGCAGAATCATGACATGTTCTTAAGCAAGCAGCCACAAATTACCAAGAATGAACCTAAATTTGCCAGTGTGGATAATAGTACTGAAGAATTGATGCAGAATCATGATATGTTCTTAAGCACCCTACGTGGTCGCCTGACCAAACTGCAG GTGCTTAGGCATTTTTGGGAGCGAAATGACATCAAGGGTACAATAGATGCCATGAGGAAGTTGCCTGATCATTCT GTACTAGCAGACGTGTTGAGTGTCCTTGTGGAGAAGATGAACATTCTAACATTGGATACATTTCAATCCTTGTTACCATTGCTTTTAGGTTTGCTGGACAGCAAAACAGAAAG GCATGTCATTATTTCCCTTGAGATGTTGTTGAAGCTTGTTGCTGTGTTTGGGCCAGTAGTCAGAACAGCTATTTCTACACGTCCAGCTGTTGGAGTTAATCTTCACGCAGAGGAAAG AATTGAATGCTGCAAGCAGTGCAATGTCCAGCTTCAGAAAATCCAAAAAGTTCTTCCAGATTTTATCAG GAGAGGTGGTTTGTTGGGTAAAGGTGCTATGGAACTTAGTCTAGTTATGCAACAAAGCTAA
- the LOC124930954 gene encoding quinone oxidoreductase PIG3-like: protein MKAVVITSHGGPEVLQLQDVDDLLLIQDDEVLIKVEATALNGADTEQRKGIYPAPNGASPYLGLECSGTIQAVGKNVSRWRIGDQVITFKFSFCLWVSICYLLESMLEFMLLFQVCALLSGGGYAEKVVVPAGQVLPIPANISVKDASCFPEVACTVWSTVFMTSKLSAGETFLIHGGSSGIGTFAIQIAKYYGIKVFVTAGSEEKLAFCKGIGADICINYKTEDFVARVKEETQGKGVDVILDNIGAAYFQQNINCLNFNGRLFIIGFMGGTVTELNITSLFAKRLTVQCKL from the exons ATGAAGGCGGTGGTTATTACATCCCATGGCGGCCCTGAGGTATTGCAGCTGCAAGATGTAGATGATCTTCTTCTAATTCAAGACGACGAAGTATTGATCAAGGTCGAGGCCACTGCCCTCAATGGAGCTGATACTGAACAGCGCAAAGGTATTTACCCTGCTCCTAATGGCGCAAGTCCTTACCTTGGTCTCGAATGTTCTGGAACAATTCAAGCCGTTGGTAAGAATGTTTCCAGGTGGAGAATTGGCGATCAGGTGATCACATTCAAATTCTCATTTTGTCTGTGGGTTTCCATTTGTTATTTGTTGGAATCAATGTTGGAGTTTATGTTGTTGTTTCAGGTATGTGCTCTTCTTAGTGGGGGAGGTTATGCTGAGAAAGTGGTTGTACCTGCTGGACAAGTTCTCCCAATTCCAGCTAATATTTCAGTTAAAGATGCATCTTGTTTCCCTGAGGTTGCTTGTACTGTCTGGTCTACTGTCTTTATGACAAGCAAATTATCGGCTGGGGAAACATTTCTG ATCCATGGAGGGTCCAGTGGAATTGGTACATTTGCCATCCAAATAGCCAAGTATTATGGAATCAAGGTCTTTGTGACTGCAGGGAGCGAGGAAAAACTGGCTTTCTGTAAGGGCATCGGTGCTGACATATGCATCAACTACAAGACTGAAGATTTCGTTGCTCGTGTGAAGGAAGAAACACAAGGGAAAG GTGTTGATGTTATACTAGATAACATTGGTGCAGCATACTTCCAGCAAAACATTAATTGTTTAAACTTCAATGGAAGACTCTTTATCATTGGCTTTATGGGTGGGACAGTGACAGAACTCAATATAACTAGTTTGTTCGCTAAACGCCTCACCGTACAATGTAAGTTGTAA
- the LOC124930955 gene encoding uncharacterized metal-dependent hydrolase YabD: MMKLFDAHCHLQDPMILTKAPQLIRTALDNGVLHFAVNGTCENDWHLVKQLSDNNPSIIPCFGIHPWFILDRTPNWMNTLKEFLDRNPCAAIGEIGIDKGSQGKKIDFSQQIEVCTKQLELAKELKKPASIHCVRAFNDLLQIMKSVGPFPNGVILHSYLGSAEMVPMFAELGGYFSFSGFLMSLKESKARRIVKSVPAERLLLETDAPDALPKMSDKSFPLFMVETDHVGDNETLNHPANIVTVLDYVASLLDMSREEIADLSYRNAVRLFSYEGSKVLLEQGNTC, from the coding sequence ATGATGAAGCTATTTGATGCTCACTGTCACCTTCAAGACCCAATGATACTAACCAAAGCTCCCCAGCTTATAAGAACTGCTCTTGACAATGGCGTCCTTCATTTTGCAGTCAATGGAACATGTGAAAACGACTGGCACTTAGTAAAGCAGTTAAGTGACAACAATCCCAGTATAATTCCTTGCTTTGGTATCCACCCTTGGTTCATCCTAGATCGAACTCCTAATTGGATGAATACATTAAAGGAATTTTTGGATAGAAATCCTTGTGCTGCAATTGGAGAGATTGGAATTGATAAAGGCTCACAGGGAAAGAAGATAGATTTCAGTCAACAGATTGAAGTTTGCACTAAACAGCTTGAGTTAGCTAAAGAGCTTAAGAAACCAGCGTCCATTCACTGCGTTCGAGCGTTTAACGATCTTCTTCAGATAATGAAATCCGTTGGACCTTTTCCAAATGGGGTTATCCTTCATTCCTATTTGGGTTCGGCTGAAATGGTTCCTATGTTTGCTGAATTGGGTGGTTACTTTTCATTTTCTGGATTTCTGATGTCTCTTAAAGAAAGCAAGGCAAGAAGAATTGTGAAGTCTGTTCCTGCTGAGAGGTTATTACTGGAAACTGATGCACCTGATGCTTTACCAAAAATGTCGGATAAGTCTTTTCCTTTGTTTATGGTTGAAACAGATCATGTGGGCGATAATGAAACGCTGAATCATCCTGCTAATATAGTTACTGTGCTGGATTATGTTGCTTCCCTTCTTGATATGAGTAGAGAAGAAATCGCGGATTTGAGTTATAGAAACGCTGTGCGTTTGTTCTCTTATGAAGGTTCTAAAGTGTTGTTGGAACAAGGTAATACCTGTTGA
- the LOC124931948 gene encoding katanin p80 WD40 repeat-containing subunit B1 homolog KTN80.4-like isoform X1, which produces MEERMTKRVYKLLEEFPAHSGNVNCLTIGKKNCRLFLTGGDDHKVNLWSTGKPTALMSLSGHTSPVESVAFNSSEVLVLAGASAGSIKLWDLEETKMVRTLTGHKSNCSTVEFHPFGDFFASGALDANLKIWDIRKKECIHTYTGHSRGISTIKFSPDGRWVVSGGFDNIVKIWDLTAGKLIQDFKYHEGHISSIDFHPLEFLLATGSADKTVKFWDLESFELIGSTRPEVSSVCNIAFHPDGRTLFCGLEESLKIYSWEPVICHDALDIGWSKLSDLSIHDGKLLGCSFFQNSVGVWASDISLIEPYTVGVMSEENNCSEQKHDVQQSSKENAGNERRVGSTLRSTSPDYESKEIKTIYVDCEKPISSKRIGRINSTKSSVSSDSKESSNISKPRQGPTAGAQKTFVQTNTKSFIVPTIVPRDSPNGRVKTTPRKEFISNTRNGPTGPAKSLYERSFSTTIFDTETPSVVVESEAMEKVSHYKRAVNSTFSGRSLTNDEAKETIGEKHLDVKNVLDKLQNTSLHPTPSHHETVAVIRGRTRNLVERFERSDTLKSDKIPVSVVSPKTTQSTFMLGKQPQITKNEPKFASVDNSTEELMQNHDMFLSKQPQITKNEPKFASVDNSTEELMQNHDMFLSKQPQITKNEPKFASVDNSTEELMQNHDMFLSTLRGRLTKLQVLRHFWERNDIKGTIDAMRKLPDHSVLADVLSVLVEKMNILTLDTFQSLLPLLLGLLDSKTERHVIISLEMLLKLVAVFGPVVRTAISTRPAVGVNLHAEERIECCKQCNVQLQKIQKVLPDFIRRGGLLGKGAMELSLVMQQS; this is translated from the exons ATGGAAGAAAGAATGACGAAGCGCGTATATAAATTGC TAGAGGAGTTTCCAGCTCATTCTGGGAATGTAAATTGTTTGACTATTGGGAAGAAGAATTGTCGGCTCTTTCTTACAGGGGGGGATGATCACAAAGTGAATCTTTGGTCAACAGGAAAGCCCACAGCTTTAATG AGCCTGAGTGGTCATACAAGCCCAGTTGAATCTGTTGCATTTAACTCGTCTGAGGTGTTAGTGCTTGCTGGAGCATCCGCAGGCTCAATTAAACTCTGGGATTTGGAAGAAACAAAAA TGGTTCGCACTCTAACTGGACACAAATCCAATTGCTCAACTGTTGAATTCCATCCTTTTGGTGATTTTTTTGCATCCGGTGCTCTGGATGCTAATCTGAAGATATGGGATATTAGAAAGAAAGAATGCATTCACACATATACAGGCCATAGTCGGGGAATTAGCACAATTAAGTTTAGTCCTGATGGTCGTTGGGTAGTTTCTGGAGGTTTTGACAACATCGTGAAG ATATGGGACCTTACTGCGGGAAAACTTATCCAAGACTTCAAGTACCATGAAGGACATATAAGCTCCATAGATTTTCATCCACTGGAGTTCTTGTTGGCAACAG GTTCAGCAGACAAAACAGTAAAATTTTGGGATTTGGAAAGTTTTGAACTTATTGGTTCTACAAGACCAGAG GTTAGCAGTGTGTGCAACATAGCCTTTCACCCAGATGGCCGAACTCTCTTCTGTGGGTTAGAGGAGAGCCTAAAG ATTTATTCATGGGAACCTGTAATATGTCACGATGCATTGGATATTGGGTGGTCAAAGCTTAGTGATCTCAGCATCCATGATGGAAAGCTCTTGGGTTGCTCGTTCTTTCAGAATTCAGTTGGTGTGTGGGCATCAGATATTTCG TTAATTGAACCATACACAGTTGGTGTTATGAGTGAGGAGAATAATTGCAGTGAACAAAAGCATGATGTCCAACAAAGTTCAAAAGAAAATGCTGGAAATGAGAGGAGAGTAGGCTCAACACTGCGAAGCACCTCCCCGGATTATGagtcaaaagaaataaaaaccaTCTATGTAGACT GTGAAAAGCCAATCTCTTCGAAAAGAATTGGTCGGATAAACTCTACTAAGAGTTCAGTTTCATCTGATTCAAAGGAAAGCAGTAATATTTCAAAACCTAGGCAAGGTCCTACAGCTGGTGCACAGAAAACATTTGTGCAAACAAATACCAAATCTTTTATTGTACCAACCATTGTGCCTAGGGACAGTCCTaatggaagagtcaaaaccacACCAAGAAAAGAATTTATCTCAAATACTAGGAATGGACCTACTGGACCAGCTAAATCTCTCTATGAGCGCTCATTTTCAACTACAATATTTGACACAGAGACACCGTCAGTGGTTGTTGAATCTGAAGCTATGGAGAAAGTAAGTCATTATAAAAGGGCAGTGAATTCAACTTTCAGTGGAAGATCTCTGACAAATGATGAAGCTAAAGAAACCATTGGAGAAAAGCATTTGGATGTCAAGAATGTGTTAGACAAGTTACAAAATACATCATTACATCCAACGCCATCTCATCATGAAACTG TGGCTGTTATACGAGGGCGTACACGCAATCTGGTTGAAAGGTTTGAAAGAAGTGACACATTAAAGTCTGATAAAATCCCCGTGTCTGTTGTATCTCCTAAGACAACTCAATCAACCTTCATGCTG GGTAAGCAGCCACAAATTACCAAGAATGAACCTAAATTTGCCAGTGTGGATAATAGTACCGAAGAATTGATGCAGAATCATGATATGTTCTTAAGCAAGCAGCCACAAATTACCAAGAATGAACCTAAATTTGCCAGTGTGGATAATAGTACCGAAGAATTGATGCAGAATCATGACATGTTCTTAAGCAAGCAGCCACAAATTACCAAGAATGAACCTAAATTTGCCAGTGTGGATAATAGTACTGAAGAATTGATGCAGAATCATGATATGTTCTTAAGCACCCTACGTGGTCGCCTGACCAAACTGCAG GTGCTTAGGCATTTTTGGGAGCGAAATGACATCAAGGGTACAATAGATGCCATGAGGAAGTTGCCTGATCATTCT GTACTAGCAGACGTGTTGAGTGTCCTTGTGGAGAAGATGAACATTCTAACATTGGATACATTTCAATCCTTGTTACCATTGCTTTTAGGTTTGCTGGACAGCAAAACAGAAAG GCATGTCATTATTTCCCTTGAGATGTTGTTGAAGCTTGTTGCTGTGTTTGGGCCAGTAGTCAGAACAGCTATTTCTACACGTCCAGCTGTTGGAGTTAATCTTCACGCAGAGGAAAG AATTGAATGCTGCAAGCAGTGCAATGTCCAGCTTCAGAAAATCCAAAAAGTTCTTCCAGATTTTATCAG GAGAGGTGGTTTGTTGGGTAAAGGTGCTATGGAACTTAGTCTAGTTATGCAACAAAGCTAA
- the LOC124931798 gene encoding uncharacterized protein LOC124931798, with product MATTTIVAVRNVWGTWEELVLGGAVLRYGPQAWDVVSAELRARTVSPCSFTPEACKDKYDDLQKQYTGCTALFEELRKRRVEQLKEELEKADNNIGSLELKLKSLKSEKGDSNHSQVHHGSCETNSPAPLLKPEHMESSCKEASNEVISASSISQVIKTAAEPEIKHVSKSSEQKASPTVEKLVEKDKTVQKRKRKDSKGNIQQISQSKNSKNPNCKERPVKSENTESENLGSTTVASSSISDCDQTTRNNDLLALFDSIAQNKHALVFQHRLDNQKTAKYRRVISQHMDFDTIKSRITSSSIRSMRKLFRDMLLVTTNALSFYSGKMPEYTSAVLLRKMLAEAYEQHFNKTSNILSSFDFLLSPIYNPPVKPRSSRPRNPRSLNQPSNFHNLLGLASQEQEKGNNTEIVEKNPKRKIVGQNCRKVNHANRVSTKKQDGPRSDERRQVTNPMKGKKRVRKM from the exons ATGGCGACGACAACAATAGTCGCTGTTAGGAATGTTTGGGGCACATGGGAAGAGCTTGTCCTTGGAGGCGCTGTTCTTCGCTACGGCCCTCAAGCCTGGGATGTCGTTTCAGCCGAGCTCCGGGCGCGAACCGTTTCTCCCTGTAGCTTTACTCCTGAG GCTTGTAAGGACAAGTACGACGACTTGCAAAAACAGTACACTGGATGCAC AGCTTTGTTTGAAGAACTAAGAAAGAGAAGAGTGGAACAGTTGAAGGAAGAATTGGAGAAAGCAGATAACAATATTGG ATCCCTTGAATTGAAGCTTAAAAGTCTGAAATCTGAGAAAGGAGATTCCAACCATAGCCAAGTTCACCACGGTTCTTGTGAAACTAATTCACCCGCACCTTTACTGAAACCAGAGCACATGGAATCATCTTGCAAAGAGGCATCTAATGAAGTGATATCGGCTAGCAGTATCAGTCAGGTCATAAAGACAGCTGCAGAGCCAGAGATAAAGCATGTTTCGAAATCTTCCGAGCAAAAAGCATCTCCTACAGTTGAGAAATTGGTCGAAAAAGATAAAACTGTCCAAAAGAGGAAAAGGAAAGACAGCAAGGGGAACATCCAACAAATTTCTCAAAGTAAAAATAGTAAGAATCCCAACTGTAAAGAAAGGCCAGTAAAAAGTGAAAATACAGAGAGTGAAAATTTGGGCTCAACCACAGTTGCATCGTCCTCAATCAGTGACTGCGATCAGACTACACGAAACAACGACTTACTAGCACTTTTCGACTCCATTGCCCAAAACAAACACGCCCTCGTCTTCCAGCACCGTCTCGACAACCAA AAAACAGCGAAATACAGAAGGGTTATAAGTCAGCACATGGATTTCGACACGATAAAATCGAGAATCACCAGCTCATCAATCCGATCAATGCGAAAACTCTTCAGGGACATGCTATTGGTAACAACCAATGCCTTGTCTTTCTATTCAGGAAAGATGCCTGAATACACTAGTGCAGTATTGCTAAGAAAAATGCTAGCCGAAGCTTACGAACAGCATTTCAATAAAACAAGCAACATTTTATCCTCATTCGATTTCCTTCTGTCACCAATATACAACCCGCCCGTGAAACCTCGCAGTTCTCGTCCGCGTAATCCAAGGTCGCTCAACCAACCGTCGAATTTCCATAATTTATTAGGGTTGGCATCTCAAGAACAGGAAAAGGGTAATAATACTGAGATTGTTGAGAAAAATCCTAAAAGAAAGATTGTTGGCCAAAACTGTAGAAAGGTTAACCATGCTAATCGAGTTTCGACGAAGAAGCAGGATGGCCCGAGATCTGATGAAAGGCGTCAAGTCACAAACCCTATGAAGGGGAAAAAGAGGGTTCGGAAAATGTGA